Proteins from one Gilliamella sp. ESL0443 genomic window:
- a CDS encoding DUF4198 domain-containing protein, whose product MRKVLLSVLLGTLMGLISQSVTAHGIWITDRVDQKQIILGEGALDNGYQPEMVKKVKAYNNDWSVLPVSKIAHNNFVTIEPAKDTAVVTVDFDYGYWTKNSDGKYVNLPMNQVKGADKGTHAIKYSVNYLSSVNKPKIIEDIPLQIVPSIDPTKLKRGDNLPITVFKDGKPLTNTPVIIDVVNNLDKTVKTDDKGQATIIVPNQGLNVIGVEIGFPLKDNQLATQDKFFTTLVFTLIPEED is encoded by the coding sequence ATGCGTAAAGTATTATTATCAGTTTTATTGGGGACTTTAATGGGTTTAATTTCACAATCCGTGACAGCTCATGGTATATGGATTACTGATCGAGTCGATCAAAAGCAGATTATTTTAGGTGAAGGAGCTTTAGATAATGGCTATCAACCTGAAATGGTGAAAAAAGTTAAAGCTTATAATAATGATTGGTCGGTACTACCCGTTTCAAAAATAGCACATAATAACTTTGTGACCATCGAACCTGCAAAAGATACAGCTGTAGTAACAGTTGATTTTGATTATGGTTATTGGACCAAAAATTCGGATGGTAAATACGTTAATTTGCCAATGAATCAAGTTAAAGGTGCAGATAAGGGCACTCATGCCATAAAATATAGTGTCAACTATTTATCATCCGTTAACAAACCCAAAATAATAGAAGATATTCCACTACAAATTGTTCCTTCTATTGACCCAACAAAATTAAAACGAGGCGACAATTTACCGATAACCGTTTTCAAAGATGGTAAACCACTAACCAATACACCTGTCATCATTGATGTTGTAAATAATTTAGACAAAACAGTGAAAACTGATGATAAAGGCCAGGCTACTATTATTGTGCCAAATCAAGGTTTAAACGTTATAGGTGTTGAAATTGGTTTCCCGCTTAAAGATAATCAATTAGCTACCCAAGACAAATTTTTTACTACATTAGTTTTTACATTAATTCCTGAAGAAGATTAA
- the pntA gene encoding Re/Si-specific NAD(P)(+) transhydrogenase subunit alpha, giving the protein MHIGIPKERLANEARVAATPQTVGQLLKLGFTVSVEQGAGHAAHFEDQAFIDAGATIQNTKDIWQNDLILKFHAPTDDEIAMMKEGLTLISYIYPAQHKDLLEKLATKNITVMAMDCVPRISRAQSLDALSSMSNIAGYRSVIEAANQFGRFFTGQVTAAGKVPPAKVLVIGAGVAGLAAIGAAVSLGAIVRAFDTRPEVAEQINSMGADFLELDFEEEAGSGDGYAKQMSAAFIEAEMALFAEQAKDVDIIITTALIPGKPAPKLISKEMVESMKPGSVIVDLAALTGGNCELTKPGEVFETDNNVKIVGYTDLANRMPAQASQLYGTNIVNLLKLLAKEKDGNIDINFDDVVIRGVTVVKDKEITWPAPPIQVSAQPQKKAVEPIAKPEPTPIQPAKKFGILALLIIAYFWLANVVPETFLGHFTVFALSCVVGYYVVWNVTHSLHTPLMSVTNAISGIILVGAILQVGDDNGLTTAIAFVAILIASINIFGGFFVTQRMLKMFQRGK; this is encoded by the coding sequence ATGCATATCGGTATACCAAAAGAACGGTTAGCCAATGAAGCTAGGGTTGCAGCAACACCTCAAACTGTTGGACAACTATTAAAACTTGGATTTACAGTTTCAGTAGAACAAGGTGCTGGACACGCTGCTCATTTTGAAGACCAAGCTTTTATTGATGCTGGGGCCACTATTCAAAACACAAAGGATATTTGGCAAAATGATCTTATTTTAAAATTTCACGCGCCAACTGATGATGAAATCGCTATGATGAAAGAGGGATTAACACTCATTAGTTATATTTATCCAGCTCAGCATAAAGATCTTTTAGAAAAACTTGCCACTAAAAATATTACTGTAATGGCAATGGATTGTGTGCCTCGTATTTCACGAGCTCAATCACTAGATGCATTAAGTTCTATGTCTAACATTGCAGGTTATCGCTCTGTTATTGAAGCTGCGAACCAATTTGGTCGATTTTTTACCGGTCAAGTCACTGCTGCAGGTAAAGTACCACCAGCAAAAGTATTGGTAATCGGTGCTGGTGTTGCTGGTCTTGCAGCAATTGGTGCAGCAGTTAGTTTAGGTGCTATTGTTCGTGCATTTGATACACGTCCAGAAGTTGCTGAACAAATCAATAGTATGGGTGCTGACTTTTTAGAATTAGATTTCGAAGAGGAAGCTGGTTCTGGAGATGGCTACGCAAAACAAATGTCTGCAGCCTTTATTGAAGCTGAAATGGCTTTATTTGCTGAACAAGCAAAAGATGTTGATATTATTATCACTACAGCATTAATTCCAGGTAAACCTGCGCCAAAACTTATCTCTAAAGAGATGGTTGAGTCAATGAAACCAGGTAGTGTTATTGTTGATTTAGCAGCCTTAACTGGTGGTAACTGCGAATTAACCAAACCGGGTGAAGTATTCGAAACAGATAATAATGTTAAAATAGTTGGTTACACAGATTTAGCTAACCGAATGCCGGCACAAGCATCACAACTATATGGAACTAACATTGTTAACTTATTAAAATTACTCGCCAAAGAAAAAGATGGTAACATCGACATTAATTTTGACGATGTTGTGATTCGTGGCGTAACTGTCGTTAAAGATAAAGAAATAACATGGCCAGCTCCACCAATTCAAGTTTCTGCACAACCACAGAAAAAAGCGGTTGAACCTATCGCCAAACCAGAACCAACACCAATACAACCTGCAAAAAAATTTGGCATTTTAGCTTTATTGATTATTGCTTATTTCTGGTTAGCTAATGTGGTTCCTGAAACCTTTTTAGGACACTTCACTGTATTTGCTTTGTCTTGTGTAGTAGGGTATTACGTAGTATGGAATGTAACTCATTCATTACATACACCATTAATGTCAGTTACTAATGCTATCTCTGGTATCATATTAGTAGGTGCAATACTGCAAGTCGGTGATGATAATGGCTTAACTACGGCAATTGCCTTTGTTGCTATTTTAATTGCTAGTATCAATATTTTTGGTGGATTCTTTGTTACACAAAGAATGCTAAAAATGTTTCAACGTGGCAAGTAA
- the mukF gene encoding chromosome partition protein MukF has protein sequence MMDFSQSVPELVSWAKKNDFSIALPVERLAFLLAIAVLNSERFDGEMTESELIDGFRHVSQIFEQSEDTITVRANNAINDLVRQRLITRFASEMTDGYSIYRLTPLGIGISDYYIRQREFSTLRLSIQLSIVAQELKRAADAALEGGDDLHWHRNVFAPLKYSVAEIFDSIDITQRVMDEQQAEVKQNISALLSQDWQAAISSCEGLLTETSQTLRELQDTLAAAGDKLQASLLLIQDATLDNPDLDKINNVVMDLQGKLDRIIGWGQKAIDLWIGYDRHVHKFIRTAIDLDKNRVFSQRLRKSIQSYFDLPWSLTFANAERLLDMRDEELALHEAEVTGELPSELEFEMIEEIQEHIISHIEQNLLIFKQENKPLDMSNAIHSYLAQFPREQHFDIARLFIDQAIRLGVAESDLLGIPAEWKPINDYGAKVQAHVINRY, from the coding sequence ATGATGGATTTTTCCCAATCAGTGCCAGAACTGGTCTCTTGGGCAAAAAAGAATGATTTTTCGATTGCTCTACCTGTTGAGCGATTAGCCTTTTTATTAGCAATTGCTGTATTAAACAGTGAGCGCTTTGATGGTGAAATGACTGAATCTGAATTAATTGACGGATTCAGACATGTCTCTCAGATCTTTGAGCAAAGTGAAGATACTATTACCGTTCGGGCTAATAATGCCATTAATGATCTAGTTCGCCAACGTTTAATTACTCGCTTTGCTAGCGAAATGACCGATGGTTATTCTATTTATCGTTTGACTCCACTAGGAATTGGCATTTCTGATTACTATATACGCCAACGAGAATTCTCAACTTTACGCTTATCTATTCAGCTTTCTATTGTTGCACAAGAATTAAAGCGTGCAGCAGATGCGGCCCTTGAAGGTGGCGATGATTTACATTGGCATCGAAATGTTTTTGCTCCATTAAAATATTCTGTTGCAGAAATTTTTGACAGTATTGATATCACACAGAGAGTAATGGATGAACAACAAGCTGAAGTTAAACAAAATATTTCAGCATTGTTAAGTCAAGATTGGCAAGCAGCCATCAGTAGTTGTGAAGGTTTACTTACCGAAACATCACAAACATTGCGTGAGCTGCAAGATACGTTGGCAGCTGCAGGTGATAAGCTACAAGCCAGTTTGCTTCTGATACAAGATGCCACATTAGATAATCCAGATCTTGATAAAATTAACAATGTTGTTATGGATCTGCAAGGAAAACTAGACCGAATTATTGGCTGGGGACAAAAAGCAATAGACCTATGGATTGGTTATGATAGACACGTTCATAAATTTATTCGTACAGCAATCGATTTAGATAAGAATCGAGTTTTTTCTCAGCGATTACGTAAATCGATTCAAAGCTATTTTGATTTACCATGGTCACTCACTTTTGCTAATGCTGAGCGTTTACTTGATATGCGTGATGAAGAGTTAGCACTGCATGAAGCAGAAGTGACGGGTGAATTACCATCCGAGCTTGAGTTTGAAATGATTGAAGAAATTCAAGAACATATTATTTCGCATATAGAACAAAATTTATTGATCTTTAAACAAGAAAATAAACCACTTGATATGAGTAATGCAATTCATAGTTATTTAGCACAGTTCCCACGTGAACAACATTTTGATATTGCAAGATTGTTTATTGATCAGGCTATTCGATTAGGTGTTGCCGAAAGCGATTTACTCGGTATCCCAGCCGAATGGAAACCTATTAACGATTATGGAGCTAAGGTACAAGCACATGTCATCAACAGATATTAA
- a CDS encoding MFS transporter: protein MADLSQKKNNILALMVALLAACVAFQLNASMLSPVLVTIAKELGTNDAAVGLSQTSFFTAAALFSLFLPRLSDIKGRKKVLTAMLIIMTLGTVIAAIAPNIEVLYVARIIQGVSGPVVPLCLLMLSFEVKDVKQYGMLMGIITAVNGGIAGVDAIAGGLLATHFGFRSVFWIIAIVAAISTFFVHRFASESQPSKGTKMDWLGVLLIVLTIAALLLALNEAGKLDNANWLIVTGLSLLAFLCFILFWNVEKRSKQPLVTINHLKKRATWALLLTTTLTMTGIFAIVNGLVMSIAQNHEIGFGLDADWASLIFLTPYALIGWFVGPFSGRLAPIMGYNKVLKLGLVGCIIGILVIMFYGIHSLPILSVGVIVLGIFYAGMANIILNGLGIVLSPTDNPGFLPGMNAGAFNLGAGLSFALLPAIQMINGNTIDGYFNGMLFGLIITVLALFCSFLIPRPISAEV from the coding sequence ATGGCAGATCTAAGCCAGAAAAAAAATAATATCTTGGCTTTAATGGTTGCTTTGCTTGCTGCATGTGTTGCTTTCCAACTCAATGCAAGTATGTTAAGCCCAGTGTTAGTTACTATAGCGAAAGAATTAGGAACTAATGATGCAGCTGTCGGACTATCTCAAACTTCTTTTTTTACAGCAGCTGCACTATTTTCACTATTCTTGCCCCGATTAAGTGATATAAAAGGGCGAAAAAAAGTATTAACAGCCATGTTGATTATAATGACTTTAGGTACAGTCATTGCTGCTATTGCGCCGAATATTGAAGTTTTGTATGTTGCTCGCATTATTCAAGGTGTATCAGGGCCAGTGGTTCCATTATGTTTGTTAATGTTAAGTTTTGAAGTAAAAGACGTTAAGCAATATGGTATGTTAATGGGTATCATAACAGCAGTAAATGGTGGTATTGCTGGTGTTGATGCTATTGCGGGAGGTTTACTTGCTACGCATTTTGGCTTCCGGTCAGTATTTTGGATTATAGCTATTGTTGCAGCAATCTCGACTTTTTTTGTTCATCGTTTTGCGTCAGAATCTCAGCCCTCTAAAGGTACCAAGATGGATTGGCTAGGCGTTTTGTTAATTGTTTTAACAATAGCTGCGTTATTACTTGCACTTAATGAAGCCGGTAAACTTGACAATGCCAATTGGCTGATTGTTACTGGATTAAGTTTATTGGCTTTTTTATGTTTTATTTTATTTTGGAATGTAGAAAAAAGAAGTAAGCAACCTTTAGTCACTATCAATCATTTGAAAAAGCGTGCCACCTGGGCGTTGTTATTAACAACCACATTAACCATGACTGGGATCTTTGCCATCGTTAATGGTTTAGTGATGTCAATTGCCCAAAATCATGAAATAGGTTTTGGGTTAGATGCAGATTGGGCATCATTAATTTTTCTCACGCCTTATGCTTTAATTGGTTGGTTTGTTGGGCCATTTTCAGGAAGATTGGCACCAATAATGGGCTATAATAAAGTGCTCAAGTTAGGTTTAGTGGGTTGTATTATTGGTATTTTGGTTATTATGTTTTATGGCATTCATTCTTTACCTATTTTATCGGTTGGCGTGATTGTTTTAGGTATTTTTTATGCTGGAATGGCTAATATCATTTTAAATGGATTAGGTATCGTCTTATCTCCTACTGATAATCCAGGATTTTTACCTGGTATGAATGCAGGGGCATTTAATTTAGGTGCTGGTTTGAGTTTTGCTTTATTACCAGCAATTCAGATGATAAATGGAAACACAATTGATGGTTACTTTAATGGTATGTTGTTTGGTTTAATCATTACGGTGTTAGCTCTATTTTGTAGTTTTCTTATACCTCGTCCGATTAGTGCTGAAGTTTAA